One window of Mangrovibacterium diazotrophicum genomic DNA carries:
- a CDS encoding ABC transporter ATP-binding protein — protein sequence MTTIKAQNINLHYGRRKILDGVELQLESGEITALIGPNGAGKSSTFRILSGLVRADHGQVFVDDRKLANFAGLRDYCSYLLESPDFYGYLSGRKNLQLLNGLTGAKAHVDELLERVGLSRDAHKKVQQYSRGMKQRLGIAQILADDRPFLILDEPFNGLDPEVKDQMLELLLDLKKAGKGIVLSTHLLADMETVADRFVLLNKGKVQLSGTMDVVNSNRQHVRMHFRELPPQLPSDFGQLGRVDNRLELNATIAETESLLLQLTAAGLVPFKIERSSILHDKYMEIANDATA from the coding sequence GTGACGACTATCAAAGCACAAAACATCAATTTACACTACGGACGACGAAAGATTCTGGATGGGGTTGAACTGCAACTGGAATCTGGGGAGATTACGGCCTTAATTGGACCAAATGGCGCTGGCAAAAGTTCTACTTTCCGAATTCTCTCCGGTTTGGTTCGGGCTGACCATGGACAGGTGTTTGTAGATGACCGAAAGCTGGCCAACTTTGCAGGCTTGCGGGATTATTGCAGTTATTTGCTCGAGTCACCCGATTTTTACGGCTACCTGAGCGGCCGGAAAAACCTGCAACTGCTGAATGGCTTAACCGGTGCAAAAGCGCATGTCGACGAATTGCTCGAACGGGTTGGCTTGAGCCGGGATGCCCATAAAAAAGTGCAACAGTACTCGCGGGGCATGAAACAGCGCTTGGGAATCGCCCAGATTTTGGCCGACGACCGTCCGTTTCTGATACTGGATGAACCCTTCAACGGCCTCGATCCGGAAGTAAAAGATCAGATGTTGGAACTTTTGTTGGACCTGAAAAAGGCGGGCAAAGGCATCGTTCTTTCTACGCACCTGCTGGCTGATATGGAGACCGTTGCTGATCGTTTTGTGCTGCTGAATAAAGGGAAAGTCCAGTTGTCAGGAACCATGGATGTGGTGAACAGCAATCGGCAGCATGTTCGGATGCATTTTCGGGAACTACCGCCTCAATTGCCGTCAGATTTTGGACAATTGGGACGGGTGGATAACAGATTGGAGCTTAATGCTACAATTGCCGAGACGGAGTCGTTGCTTCTTCAACTAACCGCTGCCGGATTGGTTCCTTTCAAAATTGAACGCTCAAGTATTCTTCACGATAAATACATGGAAATAGCCAATGATGCGACTGCTTAA
- a CDS encoding nuclear transport factor 2 family protein — translation MKNLEILKKGYQNFAEGNIEAVLSTWAEDIVWEECPGMPMVEGDGKIVGRNAVLEKILAKIPEYIDGFNLEIREFVDGGDKIVMVGYYNGTYKATGKKFHAQATHTWTMKDGKSVHFYQAVDTATIINP, via the coding sequence ATGAAAAATTTAGAAATTCTGAAGAAAGGATATCAAAACTTTGCAGAGGGGAATATTGAGGCCGTGTTGTCGACTTGGGCTGAAGATATTGTCTGGGAAGAATGCCCCGGAATGCCAATGGTTGAAGGTGATGGAAAAATTGTTGGCCGAAATGCAGTTCTTGAAAAGATACTCGCCAAAATTCCCGAATACATTGATGGTTTCAATTTAGAGATTCGAGAGTTCGTTGATGGCGGTGACAAAATTGTCATGGTTGGTTACTATAACGGAACCTACAAAGCCACCGGCAAGAAATTTCACGCGCAGGCCACCCATACCTGGACGATGAAGGACGGCAAATCTGTTCATTTCTATCAGGCTGTGGACACCGCAACAATTATAAATCCGTAG
- a CDS encoding YitT family protein produces the protein MPKSKGIDWSSIFSLPSIVFTLLGDLIAVIALKGFMIPNNFLDGGVTAVSILFNKVFEIHISILLITINIPFLIIGYKKIGKTFAMQSLLAILVMALLLLVINIPAFTKDKVLIAVFGGFLMGLGIGLVIRGGGVVDGLEIIAHYTTRKVGFTTSEIIMLFNSLVILGLAIKFGIEPAMYSILVYYTAMKTSDYVVDGFEGFTAMSIISKEDQAIKSLIVNDFGKPISVYKGERGYLPGSFDIHYDCDIVVTVITRLEIHRIKQAVTKIDPNAFFFIQNITEVKGSYVEKLKGK, from the coding sequence ATGCCAAAATCAAAAGGAATAGACTGGAGTTCCATTTTCTCACTTCCATCAATCGTTTTTACTTTGCTTGGCGACTTGATAGCCGTGATTGCGTTGAAGGGTTTTATGATTCCGAACAACTTTCTGGACGGCGGTGTTACAGCTGTGTCCATCCTTTTTAACAAGGTTTTTGAAATTCATATTTCAATCTTGCTCATCACCATTAACATTCCGTTTCTGATTATTGGCTACAAGAAAATTGGTAAAACTTTTGCCATGCAGTCGCTATTAGCCATTTTGGTAATGGCTCTTTTATTGCTGGTCATTAATATCCCCGCATTCACGAAAGACAAAGTGTTGATCGCTGTATTCGGTGGTTTCCTCATGGGGCTCGGTATTGGCTTGGTGATTCGTGGCGGTGGCGTAGTCGATGGCCTGGAAATCATCGCCCATTACACAACCCGGAAAGTTGGTTTCACGACAAGCGAAATCATCATGTTGTTCAACTCGCTGGTCATCCTGGGATTGGCTATAAAATTCGGCATCGAGCCAGCCATGTATTCAATCCTCGTTTATTACACGGCCATGAAAACATCGGATTACGTGGTCGATGGTTTTGAAGGATTTACAGCCATGAGTATCATTTCGAAGGAAGATCAGGCGATTAAATCACTCATTGTTAATGATTTTGGTAAGCCAATTTCGGTGTACAAGGGAGAACGAGGCTACCTGCCCGGTTCGTTTGATATTCATTATGATTGCGATATTGTGGTCACCGTTATTACCCGGCTCGAGATTCATCGGATTAAACAAGCCGTTACTAAAATCGATCCCAATGCCTTCTTTTTCATTCAAAACATCACCGAGGTAAAAGGGAGCTACGTTGAGAAGCTAAAAGGGAAGTAA
- a CDS encoding ABC transporter permease has protein sequence MMRLLNFELHKLLYKPRTYLSMALVGVLVLLIFWGLKSEGEVAIDYLLQALKANFVLEGRLLNAWLVIYFTLNTLWIHVPILIIIVTGDLFSSELESGTIRLIITRPIRRSSLVLAKHLTAIAFVFLFVLFWSLLTVLPSFSLFGGGDLVVLFNGLQILEESVLPWRFVAAFAFGFLGMSALAVFSVTVSFFTRRSLVTILITLGAIVISTLLQTLASGLFHGWENFLITYQLAQWQLFFYTTPDWANIVFAASWLVLFSLLCIVVSIWRFNRLKITE, from the coding sequence ATGATGCGACTGCTTAATTTTGAACTGCACAAATTGCTCTACAAACCTCGCACATACCTGAGCATGGCGCTGGTTGGCGTACTTGTTCTACTCATTTTTTGGGGACTAAAAAGCGAAGGCGAAGTTGCGATCGATTACCTTTTACAAGCGTTGAAAGCAAATTTCGTTCTCGAAGGTCGTTTGCTGAATGCCTGGCTGGTCATTTATTTTACGCTGAACACGCTTTGGATTCATGTGCCCATTTTAATAATTATCGTTACCGGCGATTTATTTAGTTCGGAACTGGAAAGCGGCACGATTCGGCTGATTATAACTCGTCCAATCCGGCGCTCGTCGCTCGTGCTGGCAAAACATCTTACCGCCATCGCTTTTGTGTTTTTGTTTGTGCTGTTTTGGTCGTTGCTTACTGTTCTGCCGAGCTTCTCGTTGTTTGGTGGTGGCGATCTTGTTGTGCTGTTTAATGGCCTGCAGATTTTGGAAGAATCGGTGTTGCCCTGGCGTTTTGTGGCTGCTTTTGCCTTCGGATTTCTGGGAATGAGCGCTTTGGCTGTTTTCTCAGTTACGGTTAGCTTTTTTACGCGGCGGTCGCTGGTTACCATCCTCATTACTTTGGGGGCGATCGTCATCAGCACCTTGTTGCAAACCCTGGCGTCCGGGCTGTTTCACGGCTGGGAGAATTTCCTGATTACTTATCAGCTGGCACAATGGCAACTGTTCTTTTACACCACGCCCGATTGGGCAAATATTGTATTCGCGGCGTCCTGGTTGGTCTTGTTTTCCCTGCTTTGTATCGTGGTTTCAATTTGGCGTTTTAACCGACTAAAAATTACCGAATGA
- the hemF gene encoding oxygen-dependent coproporphyrinogen oxidase, with protein sequence MRKDKVAADYRALQQKICSILEQADGGSKFMTDHWTKEIGEGFTMVFEDGHAIEKAAVNFSAVNGPVSESMRKALNIDEGQEYFASGISSIIHPRNPHAPITHMNVRYFELSSGVAWFGGGIDLTPHYVDKKEATWFHRELKTVCDRFDADYYPNFKKWADDYFYLKHRAETRGVGGIFFDHKPAASDSDFEQLFAYTKDLALAYPRIYVQLLNANRDKAFTESEKKWQYLRRGRYVEFNLLYDRGTKFGLESNGRTESIFLSMPPMASWTYDYKPEAGSREEETLNLLKKDIDWISF encoded by the coding sequence ATGAGAAAAGACAAAGTAGCAGCGGATTACCGTGCTTTACAGCAAAAAATATGTAGTATTTTGGAGCAAGCAGATGGTGGCTCCAAATTTATGACCGACCATTGGACAAAGGAAATTGGCGAAGGTTTTACCATGGTTTTCGAGGACGGACACGCGATCGAAAAGGCAGCGGTGAACTTCTCTGCGGTGAATGGTCCGGTGAGCGAGAGCATGCGCAAGGCATTGAACATCGATGAGGGACAGGAATATTTTGCCAGTGGAATCTCGTCGATCATTCATCCCAGAAACCCGCATGCGCCAATCACTCACATGAATGTCCGTTATTTCGAACTCAGTTCGGGCGTTGCCTGGTTTGGTGGCGGTATCGATCTGACTCCTCATTATGTCGATAAAAAGGAAGCCACTTGGTTTCACCGCGAACTAAAAACAGTTTGCGATCGCTTCGACGCCGATTATTATCCGAATTTTAAGAAATGGGCCGACGACTATTTTTATTTGAAACATCGTGCTGAAACAAGAGGCGTTGGTGGTATCTTTTTTGATCATAAGCCGGCTGCAAGCGATTCGGATTTTGAGCAGTTGTTTGCTTATACCAAGGACTTAGCTTTAGCATATCCGCGTATTTACGTGCAGTTGCTGAACGCCAATCGCGATAAAGCGTTCACCGAGAGCGAAAAAAAGTGGCAGTACCTGCGAAGAGGCCGGTACGTCGAGTTCAACCTGTTGTACGATCGTGGTACCAAATTTGGGTTGGAATCGAACGGCCGAACAGAGTCGATTTTTCTGAGCATGCCGCCAATGGCATCGTGGACTTACGACTACAAGCCGGAAGCCGGTTCGCGTGAAGAAGAAACTTTGAATCTATTGAAGAAAGATATCGATTGGATCTCGTTTTAG
- the hemN gene encoding oxygen-independent coproporphyrinogen III oxidase encodes MKIPVDLIEKYNVPVPRYTSYPPANFFEDSFGTADYLKAVEQSNGEKPENISIYIHVPFCTQLCLYCGCNTHITRDRELMRSYVDALKKEIRMIRPLLDKSRKVSQIHWGGGTPNALPSSQIGEIMDILTSEFEFIDKPEIAIECNPASLDEMYIADLASFGFNRISMGVQDFREDVLNAVHREVPVIPIEDLVKMIKSHPGMSVNLDFIYGLPFQTGESFSQTIARAIEISPDRLVTFSYAHVPWVKKAQQKLEEYGLPSADEKVKMFETSWAQMKAAGYVPIGLDHYARPEDDMSKALQTRTLHRNFQGYCTRETTGQVYAFGVTGISQLENVYAQNARTVKEYLEYIDKGEFLVVKGYSLTPTEKVIRQIINEIMCNQYLSWTKIGAYFNQDPKEIKKLLNFSNEKLDPFVADNLLEYNDDEIIIYDLGRFVLRNIAAIFDIHVGDPNRKFSKSV; translated from the coding sequence ATGAAGATACCTGTCGACCTGATTGAGAAATATAATGTTCCGGTGCCCCGGTATACCAGTTATCCGCCTGCTAACTTTTTTGAAGATTCTTTTGGCACAGCCGATTACCTGAAAGCGGTGGAGCAATCGAACGGGGAAAAACCGGAGAATATATCCATTTACATACACGTTCCGTTTTGCACCCAGCTTTGCCTGTATTGTGGCTGTAACACGCACATCACGCGCGATCGTGAGCTCATGCGTAGTTATGTTGATGCGTTGAAAAAAGAAATTCGCATGATTCGTCCACTGCTGGACAAAAGCCGGAAAGTTTCGCAGATTCATTGGGGCGGAGGAACGCCGAACGCGTTGCCGTCGTCACAAATCGGCGAAATCATGGACATTCTGACTTCTGAGTTCGAGTTTATCGACAAACCGGAAATTGCCATTGAATGCAACCCTGCTTCGCTGGATGAAATGTACATTGCCGATTTGGCTTCGTTCGGGTTTAACCGCATTAGTATGGGCGTGCAGGACTTTCGCGAGGATGTGCTGAATGCAGTGCATCGCGAAGTGCCCGTCATTCCAATTGAAGATCTTGTTAAGATGATCAAATCGCATCCGGGCATGTCTGTCAACCTCGACTTTATTTATGGTTTACCGTTTCAAACCGGTGAATCATTCTCTCAAACAATTGCCCGTGCGATTGAGATATCGCCGGATCGTTTGGTGACATTTTCCTACGCACACGTGCCTTGGGTGAAAAAAGCGCAGCAAAAGCTGGAAGAGTATGGTTTGCCTTCAGCTGATGAGAAAGTGAAAATGTTTGAAACTTCCTGGGCGCAGATGAAAGCCGCGGGCTATGTGCCGATCGGTTTGGATCACTATGCCCGTCCTGAGGATGATATGAGCAAAGCTCTGCAAACACGCACATTGCACCGAAATTTCCAAGGCTATTGTACCCGCGAAACGACCGGGCAGGTTTATGCTTTCGGCGTAACCGGAATTAGCCAGTTGGAGAACGTTTATGCACAAAATGCCCGCACTGTGAAAGAATACCTCGAATACATTGATAAAGGTGAATTCCTTGTGGTGAAAGGCTATTCGCTGACACCGACCGAGAAAGTTATTCGCCAGATCATCAACGAAATTATGTGTAATCAATATTTGTCGTGGACGAAGATTGGGGCCTATTTTAACCAGGATCCGAAAGAGATCAAAAAACTGCTGAATTTCAGTAATGAGAAACTCGATCCGTTTGTAGCTGACAATCTGCTCGAATACAACGACGACGAAATTATTATCTACGACCTGGGACGCTTCGTATTGCGGAACATTGCCGCCATTTTCGATATCCACGTTGGTGATCCGAATCGCAAATTTTCAAAATCAGTCTGA
- the hemG gene encoding protoporphyrinogen oxidase, whose amino-acid sequence MSQKVAVIGAGLTGLTTAYYLRKQGVDVTVFEKADRAGGVIQTCREDDFVYENGPSTGVLGSPEAAELIEELSDLCRLEIADEDAKYRWIWKGGRWVALPSGLIGGVTTPLFTFGDKLRLLGEPFRKPGTDPNESLADLVRRRMGKSFLKYAVDPFILGIYSGDPEKLVTKYALPKLYNLEQNYGSFIGGSMKKAKEPKSDRDKKATREVFSMQGGLSTLIDALVQKIGAENVILNAHNIQIKQAKSGYSLSYGNQVELPFDRVISTIGAWALPEIFPFLPAQDLADITELPYAKVVQVSVGFRQWEGTELKAFGGLVPFCENRRVLGALFLSSFLKGRAPEGGALISTFLGGVRKPEMVKLSDDELKAVVEAELKEMLGLTKWNPDLIVINRYQHAIPQYGVESEAKLKAVEKLENQFPGLYLAGNLRDGIGMADRIKQGREMAVLVSKKV is encoded by the coding sequence ATGAGTCAAAAAGTTGCTGTTATTGGAGCCGGACTTACGGGCTTAACCACGGCGTATTACTTGCGAAAACAAGGTGTTGATGTAACGGTTTTTGAAAAAGCTGATCGTGCAGGCGGAGTCATTCAGACCTGTCGCGAAGATGACTTTGTATATGAGAATGGCCCGAGTACCGGGGTTTTGGGATCGCCCGAAGCCGCGGAGTTGATTGAAGAATTGAGTGATCTTTGTCGGTTGGAAATTGCAGATGAAGATGCCAAATACCGCTGGATCTGGAAAGGAGGCCGCTGGGTGGCACTGCCTTCCGGCTTGATTGGTGGCGTAACGACACCGCTGTTTACCTTTGGCGACAAGCTTCGTCTATTGGGAGAGCCTTTCCGTAAACCGGGAACTGATCCCAACGAATCGCTGGCCGACCTTGTACGTCGCCGGATGGGAAAAAGCTTTCTGAAATATGCTGTTGATCCGTTCATCCTCGGAATTTATTCGGGCGACCCGGAAAAACTGGTTACCAAATACGCTTTGCCCAAACTTTACAATTTGGAGCAGAACTACGGCAGTTTTATTGGCGGCAGCATGAAGAAAGCCAAAGAACCCAAATCGGATCGTGATAAGAAAGCGACTCGCGAGGTGTTTTCCATGCAGGGTGGACTTTCAACATTGATTGATGCTTTGGTGCAGAAAATCGGAGCAGAGAACGTCATTCTAAACGCACATAATATTCAAATTAAACAAGCCAAATCGGGCTATTCGCTATCATACGGCAATCAGGTGGAGTTGCCGTTCGATCGGGTTATTTCAACAATTGGTGCCTGGGCCTTACCTGAAATATTTCCTTTTTTACCTGCACAAGATCTGGCTGATATCACCGAATTGCCTTATGCCAAGGTTGTACAGGTGTCGGTTGGATTTCGCCAATGGGAAGGAACGGAACTCAAGGCCTTTGGTGGATTGGTGCCGTTTTGCGAGAATCGCCGCGTGCTGGGTGCTTTGTTCCTGTCATCTTTTCTGAAAGGACGTGCCCCGGAGGGTGGGGCCCTGATTTCAACTTTCTTGGGAGGAGTACGTAAACCGGAGATGGTGAAATTAAGCGATGACGAGTTAAAGGCTGTTGTTGAGGCTGAACTAAAAGAAATGTTGGGGCTCACAAAATGGAATCCGGATTTGATCGTTATTAACCGATACCAGCATGCAATTCCGCAATACGGCGTTGAGTCGGAAGCCAAGTTGAAAGCGGTGGAAAAACTGGAGAATCAGTTCCCGGGGCTTTATTTGGCTGGCAATCTGCGTGATGGTATTGGAATGGCGGACCGGATTAAACAAGGTCGCGAAATGGCTGTTCTAGTCAGCAAAAAGGTGTAA
- a CDS encoding DUF3500 domain-containing protein, producing the protein MKKVVIGLLAILSVTVGSNGQSVKDIGDRLTTFLNTLSNEQRQEISYSFIDTSRTKWTNLPVGIASRPGIRYGELSEVSKLQFHRILTTLLSSQGYLKITGIMQLDDILNVIYESAYRNKEIDEDVINEIRDLKWDYTNYYVSVWGKPEHSEPWGFKLEGHHISLNCSAIDGHFSVTPFFLGTDPSEVHTTKYAGIRVLSKEEDYGFRLINSLSEQQQAIATLSKDVPGDIITNPKSEQRITTYEGIKASDLNPRQQEFLKYIIEEYIDNLEHEKAHEYLDKFYATSLDSVYFAWIGSYVSRKPHYYVINTPDFLIEYDNMGFQRNGNHIHSIWREKGNDFGEDILKEHYLEHKH; encoded by the coding sequence ATGAAAAAAGTGGTCATTGGACTATTAGCTATTTTATCTGTTACCGTTGGATCAAACGGACAATCCGTTAAGGATATTGGAGATCGGTTGACTACATTTCTGAATACCCTGAGCAACGAACAACGTCAGGAGATTAGTTATAGTTTCATCGATACCAGTCGAACTAAATGGACGAACCTTCCGGTTGGTATTGCTTCACGCCCTGGAATCCGGTATGGAGAATTGTCCGAGGTAAGCAAGCTGCAATTTCATCGCATCCTGACCACTTTACTAAGTTCCCAAGGGTATTTAAAGATCACGGGTATTATGCAGTTGGATGATATTTTGAATGTAATTTATGAATCAGCTTACCGAAACAAAGAAATTGATGAGGATGTAATCAACGAGATCAGAGACCTGAAGTGGGACTATACCAATTATTATGTGTCGGTTTGGGGGAAACCGGAGCATTCGGAGCCATGGGGATTTAAACTGGAGGGACATCATATTTCACTGAATTGTTCGGCCATTGACGGGCATTTCTCAGTCACGCCTTTCTTCCTTGGAACTGATCCTTCTGAAGTTCACACAACGAAATACGCTGGAATTAGGGTGTTAAGTAAAGAGGAAGATTATGGTTTTCGATTGATTAATTCGCTTTCAGAGCAGCAACAAGCTATTGCAACGTTAAGCAAAGATGTTCCCGGCGATATCATTACTAATCCGAAGAGTGAGCAAAGGATAACAACTTACGAGGGGATTAAAGCGAGTGATTTGAATCCGAGGCAGCAGGAGTTTCTGAAATACATCATTGAGGAATATATCGATAACCTGGAGCACGAGAAAGCTCACGAATATCTGGATAAGTTTTATGCTACAAGTTTGGATAGCGTCTATTTCGCGTGGATTGGCAGTTACGTGTCCCGGAAACCACATTACTATGTCATCAATACGCCCGATTTTCTAATTGAATACGACAACATGGGGTTTCAGAGAAATGGGAATCATATTCATTCCATATGGCGGGAGAAAGGAAACGACTTTGGGGAAGACATCCTGAAAGAGCATTATTTAGAGCATAAACACTAA
- a CDS encoding GMP reductase has translation MRIEYDVKLGFKDVMFRPKRSTLKSRSMVSLERTFKLMHSSATWTGIPIMAANMDTVGTFEMALALQDKQLFTALHKHYTIEEWNSFLAQAPTGIENYIAVSTGTGATDADKVAEIFKQNPHLKFICIDVANGYSEHFVHFVSEMRHKFPDKIIMAGNVVTGEMVEELLLAGADIIKVGIGPGSVCTTRVKTGVGYPQLSAIIECADAAHGLGGQIISDGGCTTPGDVSKAFGAGADFVMLGGMLAGHDESGGETIERGGKKYRQFYGMSSATAMQKHVGGVADYRASEGKTVEVPYRGPVSETVLDILGGIRSTCTYVGAATLKELTKRTTFIRVAEQENRVYKE, from the coding sequence ATGAGAATAGAATATGACGTGAAACTTGGGTTTAAAGATGTGATGTTCCGCCCCAAACGATCGACCTTAAAAAGTCGCTCGATGGTTAGTCTGGAGCGCACCTTTAAACTGATGCACAGCTCCGCAACTTGGACAGGCATCCCTATTATGGCAGCCAACATGGATACTGTCGGTACCTTTGAGATGGCTCTTGCCCTTCAGGACAAACAGCTTTTCACAGCTCTGCATAAACATTACACAATTGAGGAATGGAATTCGTTCCTCGCACAAGCGCCAACCGGGATCGAAAACTATATTGCGGTGAGTACCGGAACCGGAGCAACTGACGCGGACAAGGTCGCCGAAATTTTCAAACAAAACCCGCACTTAAAATTTATTTGCATTGATGTCGCAAACGGCTATTCCGAGCATTTCGTTCACTTTGTCAGCGAAATGAGACACAAGTTCCCGGACAAGATCATCATGGCAGGAAACGTTGTTACCGGCGAGATGGTTGAAGAGCTGTTGCTGGCTGGGGCCGACATTATTAAAGTTGGAATTGGACCGGGTTCGGTGTGTACAACACGCGTGAAAACGGGTGTTGGCTACCCGCAACTTTCTGCCATTATTGAATGCGCGGATGCAGCACACGGACTCGGCGGCCAGATCATCAGTGATGGAGGCTGCACAACTCCCGGGGACGTATCCAAAGCTTTTGGTGCCGGAGCCGATTTTGTGATGTTGGGTGGCATGCTGGCTGGTCACGACGAAAGTGGCGGCGAAACCATTGAACGAGGCGGAAAAAAGTATCGGCAGTTTTATGGCATGAGCTCGGCAACTGCCATGCAGAAACATGTTGGCGGTGTGGCCGATTATCGTGCCAGTGAAGGAAAGACCGTTGAAGTGCCCTACCGCGGACCTGTCAGCGAAACAGTTTTGGATATTTTAGGTGGAATCCGGAGTACCTGTACCTATGTGGGTGCAGCGACTCTAAAAGAACTGACCAAGCGGACGACTTTTATTCGGGTTGCAGAACAGGAAAACCGCGTGTACAAAGAATAG
- the ahr gene encoding NADPH-dependent aldehyde reductase Ahr, producing MTTVKAYAASEVGGKLNPFSYELPNIGSEEVDIKVHYCGICHSDLSMLNNEWGMTQYPLVPGHEVIGEVVEVGSQVKGLKVGDFVGLGWASSSCMHCKQCMDGSHHLCGSLEGTIVGRHGGFANFVRCHWSWAISLPEGIDLQKAGPLLCGGITVFNPIIIAGIKPTDKVGVIGIGGLGHMALKFLNKWGCEVIAFSSNPDKKEQILAMGATKVINSRDPKELESIAGSLNFILNTTNVKLDWNSYLSTLAPKGKLHTVGAVLEPMEIPAFSLIMGEKSVGGSPIGSPALTKTMLEFCVRHTIYPMVEEFPIEKVNEAMAHLEAGKARYRIVLKV from the coding sequence ATGACAACAGTTAAAGCTTATGCAGCAAGTGAAGTTGGTGGAAAATTGAACCCATTCAGTTACGAGTTACCGAATATTGGTAGTGAAGAGGTCGATATTAAAGTGCATTATTGCGGCATTTGCCACTCTGATTTGAGTATGCTGAACAACGAGTGGGGCATGACTCAATATCCTTTGGTTCCCGGTCACGAAGTTATAGGGGAAGTTGTAGAGGTTGGTTCTCAGGTTAAAGGTCTAAAAGTTGGCGATTTCGTCGGTCTTGGTTGGGCATCTTCCTCCTGCATGCATTGCAAACAGTGTATGGATGGCAGCCACCACCTTTGTGGAAGTCTTGAAGGTACCATTGTTGGAAGGCATGGCGGTTTTGCCAATTTTGTCCGTTGTCACTGGTCCTGGGCTATTTCACTTCCTGAAGGAATTGATTTGCAAAAAGCCGGGCCGTTACTGTGTGGTGGTATCACTGTTTTCAATCCAATTATTATAGCTGGTATCAAGCCAACAGATAAAGTTGGAGTTATCGGCATTGGCGGGTTGGGACACATGGCACTGAAGTTTTTAAACAAGTGGGGGTGCGAAGTCATCGCTTTTAGTTCGAATCCAGACAAGAAAGAACAGATATTGGCGATGGGAGCCACCAAAGTCATTAACTCCCGCGACCCGAAAGAGCTGGAGAGTATTGCCGGAAGCTTGAATTTCATTTTGAATACGACGAACGTGAAGCTGGACTGGAATTCCTATTTGTCAACTCTGGCTCCAAAAGGAAAGCTTCACACGGTTGGAGCAGTGCTGGAACCGATGGAAATTCCTGCCTTTTCGCTCATCATGGGTGAGAAATCGGTTGGAGGTAGTCCAATCGGCAGCCCGGCTTTGACCAAAACGATGCTCGAGTTCTGTGTGCGTCACACTATTTACCCGATGGTTGAAGAGTTTCCGATCGAGAAGGTAAACGAAGCGATGGCTCACCTCGAAGCGGGCAAAGCCAGGTACCGTATTGTGCTCAAGGTCTAA
- a CDS encoding YybH family protein: MKRIYRSISIVVFIVLMATVTSFAQQWTAEQQDVWAGVEKYWKASSSGDAQAFLAYFDESYMGWEYQSKVPQNKASTGKWIEYGMQRGKVVFYTLSPVAIWVKGDFAFVDYFYEQVVTDNETGKNKARSGKWTDILMKKDGKWVLIGDHGGQTSKSE; encoded by the coding sequence ATGAAAAGAATCTATCGTTCAATTTCGATTGTCGTATTTATCGTGCTAATGGCAACTGTAACCAGCTTCGCGCAGCAATGGACTGCCGAGCAACAAGATGTTTGGGCTGGCGTGGAAAAATACTGGAAAGCATCGTCAAGCGGAGATGCACAGGCCTTTTTGGCTTATTTCGACGAAAGTTACATGGGCTGGGAATATCAGTCGAAAGTTCCTCAAAATAAAGCGAGCACCGGTAAGTGGATTGAATATGGTATGCAACGCGGTAAAGTTGTTTTTTACACGCTCTCACCCGTGGCGATCTGGGTGAAAGGTGACTTTGCTTTTGTTGACTATTTCTATGAGCAAGTGGTAACAGACAACGAAACAGGTAAGAACAAAGCACGCTCCGGCAAGTGGACCGATATTCTGATGAAGAAAGACGGCAAGTGGGTTTTGATTGGTGACCATGGCGGACAAACTTCTAAAAGTGAATAG